Proteins from one Deltaproteobacteria bacterium genomic window:
- a CDS encoding tetratricopeptide repeat protein, producing the protein MAGVLVFAAGCVGKKQITIKKRPVVVPARIILVKTKDEAEKIHLQLTKGANFAKLAQQYSIHSSAKKYGHMGLVIIWELDSPHREILGRLNPSQFSRAFKTPQGFAILYYIDNQYFDRGIRQFESQQYQEAVEALEIDVSLNPDHCRAYNYLGLGYEKLGQPAKAIQVFKALTALDPKYPGAYKNLGQAYLENKQYEEAIEAYSEALVQTPDDPDIMNNLARALAEKRRSLDIALQLIERALILQPDQPRYWDTLAEIHLARGEKIEALKRINRAIELGGRPLYFKERQRKIAASMIQEKTHRPVPAVAKPRAARPEATQPASPPPSIKKKERQYAVQVIAVRRLSTAEKFRDLFSQRGYRAYINSRPIPDQGLFHRVRLGPYRSFAEAKKTAQGIKKKYQQDYIIFEEKR; encoded by the coding sequence ATGGCCGGAGTGCTGGTTTTCGCGGCAGGCTGTGTCGGGAAGAAGCAAATCACAATAAAAAAACGGCCGGTGGTCGTTCCCGCCAGGATAATCCTGGTCAAGACCAAAGATGAGGCTGAAAAAATACACCTCCAGTTAACCAAGGGCGCCAACTTTGCAAAACTGGCCCAGCAGTATTCCATTCACTCAAGCGCAAAAAAATACGGGCACATGGGACTGGTTATAATCTGGGAGCTTGATTCTCCGCACCGTGAAATCCTGGGTCGTCTCAATCCAAGCCAGTTCAGCCGGGCATTTAAAACGCCTCAGGGTTTTGCTATTCTCTACTACATAGACAACCAGTATTTCGATCGAGGCATACGTCAATTCGAATCCCAGCAGTACCAGGAAGCCGTCGAGGCCCTGGAGATAGATGTTTCCCTGAACCCAGATCATTGCAGGGCTTACAATTACCTGGGCCTGGGTTATGAAAAACTCGGTCAGCCCGCCAAGGCCATTCAAGTCTTTAAGGCCCTGACCGCGCTCGACCCCAAATATCCGGGCGCCTACAAGAACCTTGGCCAGGCTTACCTTGAAAACAAACAATACGAAGAGGCCATCGAGGCTTACAGTGAGGCCCTGGTCCAGACTCCTGATGATCCGGACATCATGAATAACCTGGCCCGGGCTCTGGCTGAAAAAAGACGAAGCCTCGATATAGCCCTGCAACTCATTGAACGAGCCCTGATCCTCCAGCCTGACCAACCCAGATACTGGGACACCCTGGCGGAAATCCATCTGGCCCGGGGTGAAAAAATCGAAGCATTAAAAAGGATCAACCGGGCCATCGAGTTAGGCGGTCGGCCTTTGTATTTCAAGGAACGGCAAAGAAAGATTGCCGCCTCAATGATCCAGGAAAAAACTCATAGACCAGTACCAGCTGTGGCAAAACCGCGGGCCGCCAGGCCTGAAGCAACCCAGCCCGCGTCCCCGCCACCTTCGATAAAAAAGAAAGAACGCCAATATGCAGTCCAGGTCATAGCGGTTCGGCGCCTTTCCACCGCTGAGAAGTTCAGAGATCTTTTTTCCCAGCGTGGTTACAGGGCCTACATCAACAGCCGCCCCATCCCGGACCAAGGTCTTTTTCACCGCGTCCGTCTGGGCCCTTATCGCTCTTTTGCTGAAGCTAAAAAAACAGCTCAGGGGATTAAAAAAAAGTACCAGCAG